Within the Girardinichthys multiradiatus isolate DD_20200921_A chromosome 12, DD_fGirMul_XY1, whole genome shotgun sequence genome, the region tcctggatggagagatGAAAACAGGTTCTGTTACTCCAGGCTGAAGGAAATCTGGAACTTCTACCAGGACCATGTGAGACTTAGTAAACTGTAACCAACTGGATCAGAACTTATTTGTTAAATGTACCGTCTCTCCTCCGTTTTCTGACCCAGGACCAGATGGTCATCTATGGCCATGGTTACCTGCGGTTCTGGTACCAGGTCTTGACCTGGGTGTCGCTGAGCTGCAGAGAGGCAGCGAGCTCCATCCGGTCCTGGACGCTCAAGTACTTCTGTTTCTGGAAGCTTCTCTCTAACCGGGTCAGCTGCTGCTCGCTGAACGCTGTCCGGGCCTTCCGAGGTTTCTTCAGGTGTCCTGGTACCGGCGGTTCCGAGCCACCATGTACTGAGGGATGGACAGGTGGAGATGACATATCAGCTGATTGGTTTCTAACAGATCAGCGTTCATTTCAGGTTTACTGTGACCCGATCAGAACTTCAGCTGGTTCGGATATGATGATGaaacgagaaaaaaaaaaaaaaaacgttctgATCAGACTGGACCGGGCTATGCTCTGAAGACAGAAACTTTGACTCTTCATCATGACTGTAGCTAAAGAGAGTTAAAACCGGACCGACCGCAcatcagaaaatttaaatattatttctggAAGTTCTGCTGAATCTGTTTAATCCTTTAAAACCAGAACCACATGACCTTCAGATTGACCCCTGgggttttcaacatttatttggATCGGTCCATATGTCTGACAGGTGATTTAAAcatcaaaatattttctgaCAGTGACGCTTCAGATCTGTGGAGTTGAACCCATCAGAACTTTGATCACCAAACAAGGTTCGgtataaatttaaattaaatttgattCTGTTCATTAAATCAGATGTTCTGTTTTATCTCCGTTCAACAGCCCAAACATTTCTTATTAGTATTGTTGCTGTTGTAGAAGATTAGAAAATGGACCCGGTCACCTCCTCGGTACcagaaactgaaacaaatttggAAAATTCACAGAaactattttaatgtttaaagcagaaaatttacataatttttaaattaaagtaaataGAATATTTGTTCAAAAGTtgaaaatcagattttatttttcatttaatgaaaattaaattaatttaaagttgattttctgACCGATTTTTCTCAGAAGCTTTTCTACGTCTTACCTCCGACTTCGTTGTTGTCATCCGGTCCGGATTGGAACGGCTCGGCTCGAGGTTCGGGATGTCCCAGGTCAGAACATGACCGGCAGTCCCCCAGGATGTCCCGGATCAGAAAGGAAGAGCTGAGACAGCGGGGCCGATGGACCGGACCGGGCAGCGCCAGACATTCCTGTCGGGGAACCGGCTCCATCAGCGGCGAAGGAGGCGCTGAGCTGCCGCTCCTGAGCTCCGGAGGGTCTGCCCGCGAGAGGAGCGCTCCGGGCGGCCTGAGTGACAGCAGCGAGTCGATGAAGAAACAGAAGCGTTCGGAGGCTGGGAGCTCCATGTCAGAACGGAACCAGGAAAGTTCGTTCACGGAGAAGCGTCAGCGAAAGTGACGGAATGCTGGTGCTGACgtcatttaaaatgatttaaagtaaagaaaaagtcTAAATGATGTTTTCTGATGCTGTGATCAGAACCAAACTGGATGGTTCTAGTacatccctcctcctcctcctcctctccaggTAGGTCTCCACCCAGAAGACACTTTATCAACACATCCTCACACTGATCGGTTCTGATCTGACGGTGATGTCACTGAGAAGGTTCTAATCCACTCACTCTAGTTCGGTTAAAGAGCTTTAGGCTCAGGTCGGTTCTGCTCGCTGCACAGAAATTAGATCAATAATAGGAAGAAGTtattattaaaagtaaaaactcGATATTTGAATCCAGATGATTCTGGTGTTGATCCAGACAGAGCTTGTTGCTCTGACGTCATAACCTGATGTAGTCTGGGTGATGCTCCAACATCTC harbors:
- the barhl1a gene encoding barH-like homeobox 1a; protein product: MELPASERFCFFIDSLLSLRPPGALLSRADPPELRSGSSAPPSPLMEPVPRQECLALPGPVHRPRCLSSSFLIRDILGDCRSCSDLGHPEPRAEPFQSGPDDNNEVGVHGGSEPPVPGHLKKPRKARTAFSEQQLTRLERSFQKQKYLSVQDRMELAASLQLSDTQVKTWYQNRRTKWKRQSAAGLGFLATASRVFLSPHFLCPLTPPTPDPYLSRGHAHLTEVLRLPPCAHMELL